Proteins from a single region of Bdellovibrio bacteriovorus HD100:
- a CDS encoding adenylate/guanylate cyclase domain-containing protein: MKTEKISILIGITVSALFMWFGFHYFKYVDTPAIQRPYSPFLEGIEVLDLRFNDIKYKLRPPSQSQAPVALIAIDDASVREIGRFPWSREMVAEMTDNLLKLGAKSVSFDVIFAEPETSNPQADTAFAKVIADNPDRIVLGTFSENLIDFQPHQDLCVAEAFLATGGDQLVKINPSFAIDEETHAIDDLNWAPLFTTLFQTIQEREQNDLLKSLGKKSPEELSTFQKNNLKARQSLALFEYCKTWLTKHDIFLSPENIAQVETLYHDVVAEAPDLKNLKFEDLRSRIRKAYKTHPIPQYGEWTPNTLELQTPANYTSSFIAQLDADGYVRRYPLFFRSGHKLGTSFIPSMALQSFLLSGPYRAELKMATAKDGEKSLEQFNIYDTSKEPEIKIASYPVDGSGQLLINYYGRQMSLPYVSAKELFNDETTVKVTTSVMNQESKQLVIETKEYDKKEFFKDRSLIVGATAVGLYDLRNTPLEANYPGPELHLTMLANLFDKHFLKQWNQEAQWLPVVLFVGGTALAVAWALLGSLSSLLGFVIFILALGALDLWLFIKNNLLVHSFLIYACAFAGFGAIQVFKYFTEEKKKKELKSTFSKYVSPAVVDELLKDAANLKLGGRRERMTAFFSDVRGFTTISEKLPPEELSRVLNLYLTPMTDIVFKNSGTLDKYMGDAIMAFFGAPVKDPHHAAHACRCALESLVKLKELQKEFSDKGLPHIDIGIGINTGEMSVGNMGSNIVQNYTVMGDSVNLASRLEGINKEYGTRIVISEFTYNDVKEAFTAREIDRVRVKGKLEPVRIFELVCEGAAKDKTAELMASFQMGYDLYHQKRFAEAKEVFEKAQTNWGAEEPVSQLYIERCQEYLDSPPPPDWDGVYVMKTK, encoded by the coding sequence ATGAAAACAGAAAAGATCAGCATCCTGATAGGCATCACCGTTTCGGCCCTCTTTATGTGGTTCGGCTTCCACTATTTCAAATACGTGGACACCCCTGCGATCCAGCGCCCCTACAGTCCATTCTTAGAGGGCATTGAGGTTCTGGACCTGCGCTTTAACGACATCAAATACAAGCTCCGCCCGCCTTCCCAAAGCCAGGCTCCGGTGGCCCTGATCGCCATTGATGATGCCTCTGTGCGCGAGATCGGCCGCTTCCCGTGGAGCCGTGAAATGGTCGCGGAGATGACCGACAACTTATTAAAACTGGGCGCCAAGTCCGTCAGCTTCGATGTGATCTTTGCCGAACCTGAAACGTCCAACCCCCAAGCCGACACGGCCTTTGCCAAAGTCATCGCCGACAACCCGGACCGTATCGTTCTGGGGACTTTCAGCGAAAACCTGATCGATTTCCAGCCGCACCAGGATCTGTGTGTGGCCGAGGCGTTCCTGGCCACCGGCGGAGACCAACTGGTTAAAATCAACCCCAGCTTCGCCATCGATGAAGAAACCCATGCGATTGATGACCTGAACTGGGCCCCACTGTTCACCACCCTGTTTCAAACCATTCAGGAACGCGAGCAAAATGACCTGCTAAAAAGCCTGGGAAAAAAATCCCCCGAAGAACTTTCCACCTTCCAGAAAAACAATCTGAAGGCCCGTCAGTCTTTGGCTTTGTTCGAATACTGCAAAACGTGGCTGACCAAACACGATATTTTCCTGTCCCCTGAAAACATCGCTCAGGTTGAAACCCTGTATCACGATGTGGTGGCGGAAGCGCCTGATCTGAAAAATCTGAAATTCGAGGACCTGCGTTCGCGCATTCGCAAAGCTTATAAAACCCATCCCATTCCCCAATATGGTGAATGGACCCCGAACACGCTGGAGCTGCAAACACCTGCGAACTACACCTCAAGCTTTATCGCCCAGCTGGATGCCGACGGTTATGTCCGCCGTTATCCCCTGTTCTTCCGCTCAGGTCACAAACTGGGCACAAGCTTTATTCCGTCCATGGCTCTGCAAAGCTTCCTTCTGTCCGGCCCCTATCGCGCCGAACTGAAAATGGCCACCGCCAAAGACGGCGAAAAAAGTCTGGAGCAGTTTAACATCTATGACACCTCCAAAGAACCAGAGATCAAAATCGCAAGTTACCCGGTGGACGGTTCCGGCCAGTTGCTGATCAACTATTATGGCCGTCAGATGTCACTGCCCTATGTCTCCGCCAAAGAGCTGTTCAACGACGAAACGACCGTGAAGGTCACCACCAGCGTGATGAATCAGGAATCCAAACAGCTGGTGATTGAAACCAAAGAATACGACAAAAAAGAATTCTTCAAGGACCGCAGCTTGATCGTGGGTGCCACGGCGGTGGGCCTGTATGATCTGCGCAACACGCCGCTGGAGGCCAACTATCCAGGGCCTGAGCTTCATCTGACCATGCTGGCGAATCTTTTTGACAAACACTTCCTGAAACAGTGGAACCAGGAAGCCCAGTGGCTTCCTGTGGTGTTGTTTGTCGGCGGAACTGCGCTGGCAGTTGCTTGGGCGCTGCTGGGATCACTGTCATCCCTTCTGGGTTTTGTCATCTTCATCCTTGCCCTGGGGGCATTGGATCTTTGGCTCTTTATCAAGAACAACCTGCTGGTTCACTCCTTCCTGATCTATGCCTGTGCTTTTGCGGGCTTTGGTGCGATCCAGGTCTTTAAGTACTTCACCGAGGAAAAGAAGAAGAAGGAACTTAAATCCACTTTCTCAAAGTACGTGTCCCCGGCTGTCGTGGATGAGCTTTTAAAAGATGCCGCCAACCTGAAACTGGGAGGCCGCCGAGAGCGCATGACCGCGTTCTTCTCAGACGTGCGGGGCTTTACGACCATTTCGGAAAAATTGCCGCCCGAAGAGCTGTCCCGTGTTCTGAATCTTTATCTGACACCGATGACAGACATCGTCTTTAAAAACAGCGGCACTCTGGACAAATACATGGGTGATGCGATCATGGCCTTCTTCGGAGCCCCGGTGAAAGACCCGCATCACGCGGCCCATGCCTGCCGTTGCGCCCTGGAAAGTCTGGTAAAACTCAAAGAGCTGCAAAAAGAATTCTCGGACAAGGGTCTGCCCCATATCGATATCGGGATTGGCATCAACACCGGGGAAATGAGCGTGGGGAACATGGGTTCCAACATCGTTCAGAACTACACTGTCATGGGGGATTCCGTGAACCTGGCTTCGCGCCTTGAGGGGATCAACAAAGAATACGGCACGCGCATTGTGATCAGTGAATTCACTTACAATGACGTCAAAGAGGCCTTCACCGCCCGTGAAATCGACCGCGTGCGCGTCAAAGGAAAGCTTGAGCCCGTGCGCATCTTTGAACTGGTGTGTGAAGGTGCCGCCAAAGACAAAACCGCAGAGCTGATGGCGTCCTTCCAGATGGGATACGACCTGTACCATCAAAAACGCTTTGCCGAAGCCAAAGAAGTTTTTGAAAAAGCCCAAACCAACTGGGGTGCGGAAGAACCCGTCAGTCAGCTTTATATCGAACGCTGCCAGGAGTATCTGGACTCTCCCCCACCGCCGGACTGGGATGGGGTTTACGTCATGAAAACGAAATAA
- a CDS encoding extracellular catalytic domain type 2 short-chain-length polyhydroxyalkanoate depolymerase: protein MFETLCAMLVPFCIQASDPATENLKAYNIDPHSITISGVSSGGFMAVQMDVAFSSVFSGAGAVAGGVYWCSEGDSKKAQSQCMGSPEKIDSRLMIEKARELAALGEIDLLENLRTHRIYIFASPKDSVVKLGNSDKLMEFYESFVPASQIHRVTTPETAHGFPTLSNGGPCSMAALPWLLKCNFDTAGDILSHLYSDLVPRGSAVTENLHKFTQTDFGDSKTPLYRDGWIYVPEACEKGARCKLHVALHGCQMNPDFIQDKFATQAGYNDWAESNKIVVLYPQSARDSRGNPYACWDWFGFTGPDYVSKSGAQMSALMKMIERVRGL from the coding sequence ATGTTTGAAACATTATGCGCAATGCTAGTGCCCTTTTGCATTCAGGCTTCGGATCCTGCCACCGAGAACTTAAAAGCTTACAACATTGATCCCCACAGCATCACCATCTCCGGAGTTTCCTCCGGTGGCTTTATGGCGGTGCAAATGGATGTGGCCTTTTCCTCTGTCTTTTCCGGGGCCGGGGCGGTCGCTGGCGGCGTTTACTGGTGTTCGGAAGGTGACTCCAAGAAAGCCCAAAGCCAATGCATGGGAAGCCCTGAAAAAATCGACAGCCGTTTGATGATTGAAAAAGCCCGCGAGCTGGCGGCTCTGGGTGAAATTGACTTGCTGGAAAACCTACGCACTCATCGCATTTATATTTTTGCCAGTCCCAAAGACTCTGTGGTGAAACTGGGGAACAGCGACAAGCTGATGGAATTTTACGAAAGTTTTGTTCCCGCAAGTCAAATTCACCGCGTGACCACACCAGAAACCGCCCATGGCTTCCCGACTCTGTCCAATGGCGGCCCGTGCTCAATGGCCGCGTTGCCCTGGCTTTTGAAATGCAACTTTGATACAGCCGGCGACATTCTTTCACACTTGTATTCAGACTTGGTCCCGCGTGGGTCCGCCGTCACAGAAAACCTGCACAAGTTCACACAAACTGATTTCGGAGACAGCAAAACTCCGCTTTATCGCGATGGCTGGATCTATGTTCCCGAAGCTTGTGAAAAAGGTGCCCGCTGCAAACTGCACGTGGCCTTGCATGGCTGCCAGATGAATCCGGATTTTATTCAAGATAAGTTTGCCACCCAGGCCGGATACAACGACTGGGCGGAAAGCAACAAAATCGTTGTGCTTTATCCGCAGTCGGCCCGCGACAGCCGTGGAAATCCTTATGCCTGCTGGGATTGGTTTGGTTTCACCGGACCTGATTACGTCAGCAAATCCGGCGCACAGATGTCAGCTCTGATGAAAATGATCGAGCGCGTGCGCGGACTTTAA
- a CDS encoding tetratricopeptide repeat protein yields MKLAALGLAGTLIVNSAYALDARISQTQSLEIELQDGEGGADARPLRVRDAESGKMAQVMLNRRGGAGGPLTGFFIIQFFIGDNRPRVLEFAAPGKAPYYAYAVPGGAVQRIVLFKSADELAKFVAENEKTTAKNLGAKPAPTATAKVMSPQTIRRLEKQDREQKRVQEKTQLMLEEEQAKQRAALLEQQAVLSAAEKKRKKEEATALVNEADKLYTQKNFVEAEKKYAAAVDLDPESDSYYYRYGVSLYKVGNHNKSLATLSMADVPMELSLEKDYYVALNLLKLKDYDKARKKLIDIRSENDPVLSPTASFFAGNIEMQQQKFPEARTSMEYVLDNSQDPQMDRAAEDLLAQIDKLQSFYESKKEKYRFTGFIGAIYDGNVLNVAENNVSTDVKAYRLNFGASALAIWNRTPTSDFGTQIGVSDYYSTDTSFKDNATLQTADPLQFDLSLPFHKEFEYAKRSLNWELVPTYKSIFMSPTGGTRKEAISSLGVNTTLSAPIQSDFLMAGRLDVSHERSLLATSVGDDDQTALRYGFTLLPTWILDLKGEKSLTLDASYLINQAEGRNYRYKRSALGLTYAFPAWWKFNGSLRGEYSSQNYDEATSPRIDTNPIVTAAFNKDLKRNVNMLLSLQYNAGDSDEDSYDYNKFVVTSLFTFTHSILGK; encoded by the coding sequence ATGAAACTGGCAGCTTTGGGATTAGCAGGCACTTTGATCGTGAATTCAGCTTATGCTTTGGATGCACGAATCTCTCAGACACAATCTTTGGAAATTGAACTGCAGGACGGCGAGGGCGGGGCAGACGCCCGGCCTCTGCGCGTGCGGGATGCGGAATCCGGCAAGATGGCGCAGGTGATGCTGAATCGCCGCGGTGGGGCCGGTGGGCCCCTGACGGGCTTCTTTATCATTCAGTTCTTTATCGGGGACAATCGTCCTCGGGTCCTGGAGTTCGCAGCACCGGGGAAAGCTCCGTATTATGCGTATGCCGTTCCGGGGGGAGCCGTTCAGCGCATCGTGCTGTTTAAATCCGCCGATGAGCTGGCAAAGTTCGTGGCAGAAAATGAAAAGACGACGGCTAAGAATCTGGGGGCAAAACCAGCGCCCACGGCCACAGCAAAAGTGATGTCGCCGCAAACCATCCGCAGACTTGAAAAGCAGGATCGCGAGCAAAAGCGTGTTCAGGAAAAAACCCAGCTGATGCTGGAAGAAGAGCAGGCGAAACAAAGAGCGGCGCTGCTGGAGCAGCAGGCTGTCCTGAGTGCTGCTGAGAAAAAACGTAAAAAAGAAGAAGCCACGGCCCTGGTCAACGAAGCTGACAAGCTCTATACCCAGAAAAACTTTGTCGAGGCAGAAAAGAAGTACGCCGCCGCGGTGGATCTGGATCCTGAATCAGATTCCTACTATTACCGCTATGGGGTGAGTCTTTATAAAGTTGGAAATCACAACAAATCCCTGGCGACGCTGTCCATGGCCGATGTGCCGATGGAGCTTTCTTTGGAAAAAGACTATTATGTGGCCCTGAATCTTTTGAAACTGAAGGACTACGACAAGGCCCGTAAAAAGCTGATTGATATCCGCTCTGAAAATGATCCGGTTTTGAGTCCGACAGCGTCCTTCTTTGCCGGCAATATCGAAATGCAGCAGCAAAAGTTCCCGGAAGCCCGCACCAGCATGGAGTATGTCCTGGACAATTCCCAGGACCCCCAGATGGACCGTGCCGCCGAAGACCTGCTGGCCCAGATCGACAAGCTGCAGTCCTTCTATGAAAGCAAAAAAGAGAAGTATCGTTTCACCGGATTCATCGGCGCTATCTATGATGGCAACGTTTTAAACGTCGCGGAAAATAACGTCAGTACGGACGTAAAAGCCTATCGTCTGAACTTTGGCGCCAGTGCGTTGGCGATTTGGAACCGGACACCGACTTCGGACTTTGGAACTCAGATCGGGGTGTCTGATTACTACAGCACCGACACAAGCTTTAAAGACAACGCCACTTTGCAGACGGCCGATCCTTTGCAGTTTGACCTGAGTCTTCCCTTCCATAAAGAGTTTGAATACGCCAAACGCTCGTTGAACTGGGAGCTGGTGCCCACCTATAAGAGCATCTTTATGAGCCCCACCGGAGGAACGCGCAAAGAAGCCATCAGTTCTTTGGGTGTGAACACGACTTTGTCAGCGCCGATTCAAAGTGATTTTTTGATGGCGGGCCGGTTGGATGTGTCCCACGAACGTTCGCTGCTGGCAACGTCCGTAGGGGATGATGACCAGACAGCGCTACGCTACGGGTTCACGCTGTTGCCGACGTGGATTCTGGATCTGAAGGGTGAAAAGTCCCTGACCTTGGATGCTTCCTATCTGATCAATCAGGCGGAAGGGCGCAACTATCGTTATAAACGGTCGGCCCTGGGCCTGACTTATGCCTTCCCGGCGTGGTGGAAGTTCAATGGCAGTCTGCGTGGCGAATATTCCAGCCAGAACTATGACGAAGCCACCAGCCCGAGGATTGATACCAATCCCATTGTGACGGCGGCCTTCAACAAGGATCTCAAGCGCAATGTGAATATGCTCTTAAGCCTGCAATACAACGCGGGGGACTCGGATGAGGACTCTTACGACTATAACAAGTTTGTAGTGACAAGCTTGTTCACCTTCACCCACAGCATCCTGGGTAAGTAG
- a CDS encoding group II truncated hemoglobin — MSEEKKPYELLGGEEVLRQLCKRFYEIMDTIPEAKGIRDMHPGNLRGSEEKLFMFLSGWLGGPGLFVEKYGHPRLRMRHFPFKIGKSERDQWMMCMVQAFDELNIAEPLRSELLHSLLRLADHMRNVEEPESSENAD, encoded by the coding sequence ATGTCTGAAGAGAAAAAACCGTACGAATTGCTGGGTGGCGAAGAAGTCCTGCGCCAGTTGTGCAAGAGATTCTATGAAATCATGGACACCATTCCTGAAGCCAAGGGCATTCGCGACATGCACCCGGGGAATCTGCGCGGCTCCGAGGAAAAGCTGTTTATGTTTCTGTCCGGCTGGTTGGGCGGGCCTGGGTTGTTCGTGGAAAAGTACGGACACCCCAGACTGCGCATGCGCCATTTCCCGTTTAAGATCGGAAAGTCCGAGCGCGATCAGTGGATGATGTGCATGGTGCAGGCTTTTGATGAGCTGAATATCGCCGAGCCCCTGCGCAGCGAGCTTTTGCATTCGCTGCTGCGTCTGGCGGATCATATGAGAAACGTCGAAGAACCGGAGTCTTCCGAGAACGCGGATTAA
- the adeD gene encoding adenine deaminase, with amino-acid sequence MSLSNKKTQKIASDLLPARLSQARGDGTLDLLITNVQMLDVITGDIYPTCIAIGGEHIVGVGMEYQTQSARRTWNALGAFVTPGFIDGHLHIESSMMSPFEFEKATLPLGTTTAICDPHEITNVLGGRGFSWFLRSSELMHQNLFVQMSSCVPALPGFETTGSDFPLEEMKSFKDHPSVLGLAEMMNFPGVIHADEEVLAKIEAFDDLNMDGHAPLLRGKALNAYLLAGIQNCHETVTLEEGREKLQKGMGLIIREGSVAKNLRTLAPLVNEFSSPQCLLCTDDRNPFEIAHEGHINYLIKELINKHGVAVHVAYRLATYSAARHFGLKRLGLVAPGKKADLVFLKDLKAVDIQEVMIGGKFVSELKLQDSLQEKLQTSQPPLENTMKRSPLTEKELTVNLLPGVYNVIEIVPHEIITQHLTVAFDGQKFAESDVLYMANIERYGKGLPPALGLVKGMGLKSGALASSVAHDSHNIMVIGTNPADMVLAVNTLIKSGGGFAVADQGEIKALVELPIAGLLSLKSAEEIKDGIADLKTAFRSLGVHLDEPFIQMAFLALPVIPTLKLTDRGLVNVTNFSFIPLQVEA; translated from the coding sequence ATGAGTTTAAGCAACAAGAAAACCCAAAAGATCGCCTCCGACCTTCTGCCGGCCCGCCTGTCCCAAGCACGGGGCGATGGCACCTTGGATCTGCTCATCACGAATGTGCAGATGCTGGATGTGATCACGGGTGACATCTATCCCACGTGCATTGCCATCGGTGGTGAACATATCGTCGGAGTAGGGATGGAGTATCAAACCCAGTCCGCCCGTCGCACTTGGAACGCCCTGGGGGCTTTTGTCACCCCGGGCTTTATCGACGGTCATTTGCACATTGAATCCTCGATGATGTCGCCTTTTGAATTTGAAAAAGCGACGCTGCCGCTGGGAACCACCACCGCCATCTGTGATCCGCACGAAATCACCAACGTTCTGGGTGGCCGGGGTTTTAGCTGGTTCTTGCGTTCTTCTGAACTGATGCACCAGAATCTTTTTGTGCAGATGTCTTCCTGTGTTCCAGCTCTTCCGGGTTTTGAAACCACCGGCAGTGACTTCCCATTGGAAGAAATGAAGTCCTTCAAGGATCACCCTTCCGTTTTGGGTCTGGCCGAGATGATGAACTTCCCCGGCGTGATTCACGCCGATGAAGAAGTCCTGGCAAAAATTGAGGCCTTTGATGATCTGAACATGGACGGCCATGCGCCCCTTTTGCGCGGTAAAGCCTTGAATGCGTACCTGCTGGCGGGAATTCAAAACTGCCACGAAACCGTGACGCTGGAAGAAGGCCGCGAAAAGCTGCAAAAAGGCATGGGCCTGATCATTCGCGAAGGCAGTGTTGCCAAGAACCTGCGCACCCTGGCTCCACTGGTGAATGAATTCTCGTCCCCGCAGTGTTTGCTGTGTACGGATGATCGCAATCCATTTGAAATTGCACACGAAGGACATATCAACTATCTGATCAAAGAACTGATCAACAAACACGGCGTGGCTGTGCATGTGGCGTACCGTCTGGCGACTTATTCCGCCGCCCGCCACTTTGGTTTGAAACGTCTGGGGCTGGTGGCACCGGGCAAGAAAGCCGATCTGGTCTTCTTGAAGGACCTGAAAGCTGTCGATATTCAGGAAGTGATGATCGGTGGGAAGTTTGTTTCTGAATTAAAACTTCAGGATTCATTGCAGGAAAAACTGCAGACGTCCCAACCACCTCTTGAAAACACCATGAAGCGGTCCCCTCTGACAGAAAAAGAACTGACCGTGAATCTGCTTCCGGGTGTTTACAACGTGATTGAAATCGTGCCTCACGAAATCATCACACAACATCTGACCGTGGCTTTTGACGGCCAAAAGTTTGCTGAAAGCGATGTGCTTTACATGGCCAACATCGAACGCTATGGCAAAGGTTTGCCTCCGGCGTTGGGACTTGTAAAAGGCATGGGGCTAAAAAGCGGCGCTCTAGCCAGCTCTGTGGCGCATGATTCTCACAACATCATGGTCATCGGGACCAACCCGGCGGACATGGTTTTGGCCGTGAACACATTAATCAAATCTGGCGGCGGCTTTGCCGTGGCTGATCAGGGTGAAATCAAAGCCCTGGTGGAACTGCCAATCGCGGGTCTTCTCAGCCTCAAGAGCGCCGAAGAAATCAAAGACGGCATCGCCGACCTTAAAACCGCCTTCCGATCCTTGGGAGTCCATTTAGATGAACCGTTCATCCAAATGGCTTTCCTGGCTTTGCCGGTGATCCCGACCTTGAAGCTCACTGATCGTGGGTTGGTGAATGTCACCAACTTCAGCTTCATACCCTTACAAGTAGAGGCTTAG
- a CDS encoding FecR family protein: protein MAKVVGFVCFLLCVQVHAADKMYGVFMVVKGGVQIHTEGKTAPAKVGAKVYEGDKVVTAADSRAKIVMSDRNVLNLSPDTTIEITQYQNDAATGKKNVEIKLSGGKIRSNVEQTYDGEKSKFQIKTPTAVAGVRGTQFQAGFDVKTQMTSIVTFKGAVSLAAVNAQGKMVGNPVMVKKGEMTTAAPNAAPETPKALPKEEIKQIDGDSVASAVTAPVETATVEAGTNTRDVASEAPLAGTDKPAAPTSMIDSQDMDLGMAQEIKPIAAPVLAPPTVVKAPTQDTLKDVTRTLNGKTKVIITPRPR, encoded by the coding sequence ATGGCAAAAGTCGTTGGCTTTGTTTGTTTTTTATTGTGTGTTCAGGTTCATGCCGCTGACAAAATGTATGGTGTCTTTATGGTTGTGAAAGGCGGAGTGCAGATTCACACAGAAGGAAAAACCGCTCCAGCCAAAGTCGGTGCCAAAGTATATGAGGGCGACAAGGTCGTGACGGCCGCTGATTCCCGCGCCAAGATCGTGATGTCGGACCGCAACGTTCTGAATCTCAGCCCGGACACGACGATTGAAATCACTCAATATCAGAATGACGCTGCCACCGGCAAAAAGAACGTCGAGATCAAACTTTCTGGCGGTAAGATTCGCAGCAACGTTGAACAAACCTATGACGGCGAAAAAAGCAAATTCCAGATCAAGACGCCAACCGCGGTTGCGGGTGTGCGGGGAACTCAGTTCCAGGCCGGGTTTGATGTAAAGACCCAGATGACTTCGATTGTGACCTTTAAAGGAGCCGTGTCTTTGGCGGCAGTGAATGCGCAAGGTAAAATGGTCGGAAATCCCGTGATGGTTAAAAAGGGCGAGATGACCACGGCGGCACCAAATGCAGCACCAGAAACTCCGAAGGCTTTGCCGAAAGAGGAAATAAAACAAATTGATGGCGATTCAGTGGCGTCAGCGGTGACGGCCCCTGTGGAAACCGCAACCGTTGAGGCGGGAACAAACACCCGTGATGTGGCGTCGGAAGCTCCGCTGGCGGGCACTGACAAGCCTGCGGCACCCACTTCGATGATTGACAGCCAGGACATGGATCTGGGCATGGCTCAGGAAATCAAGCCGATCGCGGCCCCGGTGCTGGCGCCTCCAACAGTGGTGAAAGCGCCGACTCAGGACACGTTGAAGGATGTCACTCGGACTCTTAACGGAAAAACCAAAGTCATCATCACACCACGTCCGCGTTAA